One part of the Anaerolineae bacterium genome encodes these proteins:
- a CDS encoding carbohydrate ABC transporter permease — protein MQASAPAFSFAGRLRRLIPRRWYIHLLLWITCFIVGFPVLYAMLVSTQTNAEVTSFQFTPGTALEFNFRAVMFERNLGRFMLNSVLLAVVVTTGKTVLSLLAGLAFVYFRFPGKWLVFGFVLATLMMPTEILVIALFRFVSSLGWGDTFWAISVPFLASATGSFLFRQHFANLPAELSEAAQLDGATPLQFLFRVLVPLSWNTVGALAVIQFVYVWNMYLWPMLIIKNEALQVVQVGLGSLRNVDAGLTYGPLMLAAVIASLPPVIIFILLQKPFMSGFAITRDK, from the coding sequence ATGCAGGCTTCGGCCCCGGCGTTCTCCTTCGCTGGGAGGCTGCGCCGCCTGATCCCCCGGCGCTGGTACATCCACCTGCTGCTGTGGATCACCTGCTTCATTGTTGGCTTCCCGGTGCTCTACGCCATGCTGGTCAGTACGCAAACCAACGCGGAGGTCACCTCGTTCCAGTTCACGCCCGGCACGGCGCTGGAGTTCAACTTCCGGGCGGTCATGTTCGAGCGTAACCTGGGCCGCTTTATGCTTAACAGTGTCCTGCTGGCGGTGGTGGTGACGACCGGTAAGACGGTACTCTCCCTGCTGGCCGGGCTGGCCTTTGTTTACTTCCGCTTCCCCGGCAAGTGGCTGGTCTTTGGCTTCGTGCTGGCTACGCTGATGATGCCAACCGAGATTCTGGTGATTGCGCTGTTCCGTTTTGTCTCCAGCCTGGGCTGGGGGGATACCTTCTGGGCGATCTCGGTGCCGTTTCTGGCCAGCGCCACCGGCTCTTTCCTCTTCCGGCAGCACTTCGCCAACCTGCCCGCCGAGCTTTCAGAGGCGGCCCAGCTTGACGGCGCGACGCCGCTGCAATTCCTGTTCCGCGTGCTTGTCCCCCTGAGCTGGAACACGGTCGGCGCGCTGGCGGTGATCCAGTTTGTCTACGTCTGGAACATGTACCTGTGGCCGATGCTGATCATCAAGAACGAGGCCTTGCAGGTGGTACAGGTGGGGCTGGGTTCGCTGCGTAATGTAGACGCCGGGCTGACCTACGGGCCGCTGATGCTGGCCGCCGTGATCGCCAGCCTGCCGCCGGTGATCATCTTCATCCTGCTGCAAAAGCCGTTCATGAGCGGCTTCGCCATCACCCGCGATAAATGA
- a CDS encoding sugar ABC transporter permease codes for MLPLNFCTFEAGRKPLDMLIGGVLVAAGAALALEAVKYVVRMRFTPRALAETQHQQQGVFRGWLTPFLLLAPTLVILVLFLYYPAIDNFRLSTLLARLGTPRTAFVCVDNFTRLFQEDYYQVVFNTLVISSGIVIFGLLISLAIAYLAFQQVTGIGIYRTLLIWPYAVSPAVAGIIFLVMFDPVAGVINHFIELLGGTGLQWIKDPWLGRFTIVAASVWKMLGYNVLFYLAGLQNVPKDLLEAAAIDGANAWQRFRRVTIPSLSPITFFLIVTNVTYAFFDIFGTIDFLTKGGPAGATKVMIYEIYELGILEYDLGKAAAQSIVLFLLVIGLTVLQFRTTGQRVTYGA; via the coding sequence ATGTTGCCGCTCAATTTCTGCACTTTTGAGGCAGGCCGCAAACCGCTCGACATGCTGATCGGGGGCGTGCTGGTGGCCGCCGGGGCTGCCCTGGCGCTGGAAGCCGTCAAATATGTTGTGCGCATGCGTTTCACGCCCAGGGCGCTGGCGGAAACCCAGCATCAGCAGCAGGGCGTCTTCCGGGGCTGGTTGACGCCATTCCTGCTGCTGGCGCCGACGCTGGTTATCCTGGTGCTCTTCCTGTACTACCCGGCGATCGATAACTTCCGGCTCTCCACCCTGCTGGCCCGGCTGGGTACGCCGCGCACCGCCTTTGTGTGCGTGGATAACTTCACCCGCCTGTTCCAGGAGGATTACTACCAGGTTGTCTTCAATACCCTGGTGATCTCCAGCGGCATTGTCATCTTTGGACTGCTGATTTCCCTGGCGATTGCTTACCTGGCCTTCCAGCAGGTGACCGGGATCGGCATCTACCGTACGCTGTTGATCTGGCCTTATGCGGTTTCGCCGGCGGTGGCGGGCATCATCTTTCTGGTCATGTTCGATCCCGTCGCTGGCGTGATCAATCACTTCATCGAGTTGCTTGGCGGGACTGGCCTGCAGTGGATCAAAGACCCCTGGCTGGGGCGGTTCACTATCGTCGCCGCCAGCGTCTGGAAGATGCTGGGCTACAACGTGCTGTTCTACCTGGCCGGCCTGCAGAACGTCCCCAAGGATTTACTGGAAGCGGCGGCCATCGACGGCGCCAATGCCTGGCAGCGCTTCCGCCGGGTGACGATCCCTTCGCTCTCGCCGATCACCTTCTTCCTGATTGTCACCAACGTGACCTACGCTTTCTTCGACATCTTCGGCACGATCGACTTCCTGACCAAAGGCGGCCCGGCAGGCGCGACCAAAGTCATGATCTACGAAATCTACGAGCTGGGCATCCTGGAGTATGACCTGGGCAAAGCCGCCGCGCAGTCGATTGTGCTGTTCCTGCTCGTTATCGGCCTGACGGTCCTCCAGTTCCGGACCACGGGTCAGCGTGTCACCTACGGAGCGTAA